From one Acidibrevibacterium fodinaquatile genomic stretch:
- a CDS encoding DUF58 domain-containing protein, with protein sequence MRAAARRAEALAARLPPLLLAAERVAATVAAGLHGRRRVGEGDSFWQFRPFATGDATARIDWRQSAKSHRTFVRETEWEAAQTCFLWRDASPSMRWRSALAPVEKAARAELLLLALAALLLRGGERVRLIDTATPFSAGTAALAGLAEALARAPEGAGLPQAGALPRFATVVLISDFLSPITEISALLGRFAALSARGVLLHILDPAERDLPYDGRVRFLGLEGEGEMVIPRVEGVRAAYQARLAAQTAAVAESARKAGFGFASHLTDRPPETALLALYMALAA encoded by the coding sequence ATGAGGGCGGCGGCGCGCCGGGCGGAAGCGCTCGCAGCGCGGCTGCCGCCCTTGCTGCTCGCCGCCGAGCGGGTGGCGGCGACGGTTGCCGCGGGCCTCCATGGCCGCCGGCGGGTCGGCGAGGGCGATAGTTTCTGGCAGTTTCGGCCTTTCGCCACCGGCGATGCGACCGCGCGTATCGATTGGCGGCAATCGGCGAAATCGCATCGCACGTTCGTCCGCGAAACCGAATGGGAGGCGGCGCAGACCTGCTTTCTCTGGCGCGATGCCTCGCCCTCGATGCGCTGGCGCTCGGCCTTGGCGCCGGTCGAGAAAGCGGCGCGGGCCGAGCTTTTGCTGCTGGCGCTGGCGGCGCTTTTGCTGCGTGGCGGCGAGCGGGTGCGGCTGATCGATACCGCAACCCCGTTTTCCGCCGGCACGGCAGCCCTCGCCGGCCTCGCCGAGGCGCTGGCGCGCGCGCCGGAAGGCGCCGGCCTGCCGCAAGCGGGCGCGCTGCCGCGCTTTGCCACGGTCGTGCTGATCAGCGATTTTTTGAGCCCGATCACGGAGATCAGTGCCCTGCTCGGCCGCTTTGCGGCGCTTTCGGCGCGCGGCGTGTTGCTGCACATCCTCGACCCCGCCGAGCGCGATCTTCCCTATGACGGGCGGGTGCGGTTTCTCGGCCTCGAAGGCGAAGGCGAGATGGTCATTCCCCGCGTCGAAGGGGTGCGGGCGGCCTATCAGGCGCGGCTTGCGGCGCAAACCGCGGCGGTCGCCGAAAGCGCCCGCAAGGCCGGCTTCGGCTTTGCGAGCCACCTCACCGACCGGCCGCCGGAGACGGCGTTGCTCGCGCTTTATATGGCGCTCGCGGCATGA
- a CDS encoding CCA tRNA nucleotidyltransferase yields MTLPACHLPPPAFLAEPALARVFAALPSARVVGGAVRDAVLGIAVSDIDLATPLPPDEVMAALRRAGLHAIPTGLAHGTVTTLAGPRAVEITTLRRDLETDGRHARVAFTDAWEEDAQRRDFTINALSMTPDGAVYDYCGGLDDLAAGRVRFVGDPARRLAEDYLRLLRFFRFQARYGRTPPDAATKASLQAAIPGLAGLSPERVWSEIKRLLAAPDPAPTLRLMAELGVLAAVLPEGADAGARLPACPDPLLRLAAILRGDPEALADRLHLSRAERARLAALRAPPPDPRFLAQALAETPADILAGRALIAGDEALAARIGATPAPVFPLAGRDVLALGVPPGPEIGRLLAQARARWLQAGCPDAAACRAILADLVKETTAS; encoded by the coding sequence ATGACCCTCCCGGCTTGCCACCTTCCGCCGCCGGCTTTCCTCGCCGAGCCCGCCTTGGCGCGGGTGTTCGCGGCCCTCCCCTCGGCGCGGGTGGTGGGCGGCGCGGTGCGCGATGCCGTGCTCGGGATCGCCGTCAGCGATATCGATCTCGCGACGCCACTGCCGCCGGACGAGGTGATGGCGGCGCTGCGCCGGGCGGGGCTGCACGCCATCCCGACCGGGCTCGCCCACGGCACGGTGACGACGCTCGCCGGCCCCCGCGCCGTCGAGATCACGACGCTCCGGCGCGACCTCGAAACCGATGGCCGCCATGCCCGCGTTGCCTTCACCGATGCCTGGGAGGAGGATGCGCAGCGGCGCGATTTCACCATCAACGCCCTCTCGATGACGCCGGACGGCGCGGTTTACGATTATTGCGGCGGCCTTGACGATCTCGCCGCCGGGCGGGTGCGGTTCGTCGGCGATCCGGCGCGCCGCCTCGCCGAGGATTATCTCCGCCTCCTCCGGTTTTTTCGGTTTCAGGCGCGTTATGGCCGCACCCCGCCGGATGCGGCGACGAAAGCAAGCCTGCAGGCTGCCATCCCCGGCCTTGCCGGGCTGTCGCCGGAGAGAGTCTGGAGCGAAATAAAACGCCTGCTCGCCGCCCCCGATCCGGCGCCGACCCTGCGGCTGATGGCCGAACTCGGCGTGCTCGCCGCCGTGCTGCCCGAAGGCGCCGATGCCGGGGCGAGGTTGCCGGCGTGCCCCGATCCGCTGCTCCGCCTTGCCGCCATTCTGCGCGGCGATCCAGAAGCGCTCGCCGATCGCCTCCATCTCTCCCGCGCCGAGCGCGCCCGCCTTGCCGCCCTCCGCGCGCCGCCGCCCGATCCCCGCTTTCTCGCGCAAGCGCTCGCCGAAACCCCGGCCGACATCCTCGCCGGCCGCGCCCTGATCGCCGGCGATGAGGCGCTCGCCGCGCGGATCGGCGCGACCCCAGCGCCGGTTTTCCCGCTCGCCGGGCGTGATGTCCTCGCGCTCGGGGTGCCGCCAGGGCCCGAAATCGGCCGCCTGCTCGCGCAAGCCCGGGCGCGGTGGCTGCAAGCCGGCTGCCCCGACGCCGCGGCGTGCCGCGCCATCCTCGCCGACCTCGTCAAGGAGACCACCGCGTCATGA
- a CDS encoding CoA pyrophosphatase, which produces MTLAPTTISNDAARAMTEQELRARLAALGRCGALRGGPAREPPPWEGAQIAAAVLVPLVLGSEPAVLLTKRTATLARHAGQVSFPGGRIDPTDASPEAAALREAEEEIALDPAEVELAGRLCDHVTGTGFRITPVLGLIPPAMALRPAPAEVEAIFTLPLATVLDPAAPTRERAPFRGMMREFWVYPHPEHVIWGATAAILVQLAEALRSLPGL; this is translated from the coding sequence GTGACTCTTGCGCCGACGACGATCTCTAACGACGCCGCGCGAGCGATGACCGAGCAGGAATTGCGCGCCCGCCTCGCCGCGCTCGGCCGCTGCGGCGCACTGCGCGGCGGGCCAGCGCGCGAACCCCCACCCTGGGAAGGCGCGCAGATTGCCGCCGCCGTCTTGGTGCCGCTGGTGCTTGGGTCAGAGCCCGCCGTGCTGCTGACCAAACGCACCGCGACCCTTGCCCGCCATGCCGGCCAGGTGAGCTTCCCCGGCGGCCGCATCGACCCCACCGATGCCTCGCCCGAGGCCGCGGCGCTGCGCGAGGCGGAGGAAGAAATCGCCCTCGATCCCGCTGAGGTCGAGCTTGCCGGGCGGCTTTGCGATCATGTCACCGGCACCGGCTTTCGCATCACCCCGGTGCTCGGCCTGATCCCGCCCGCGATGGCGCTCCGCCCGGCGCCGGCGGAGGTCGAGGCGATTTTCACGCTGCCGCTCGCAACCGTGCTCGATCCCGCCGCGCCAACCCGCGAGCGCGCCCCCTTTCGCGGCATGATGCGCGAGTTCTGGGTCTATCCGCACCCCGAGCATGTCATCTGGGGGGCGACGGCGGCGATCCTGGTGCAGCTCGCCGAAGCCCTGCGCAGCCTTCCCGGTCTGTGA
- a CDS encoding DUF1285 domain-containing protein has product MNDIGAIGMKKAALSRPKRMPVECGDMPFLIRRDGTWLYCRSPIGRKELVCLFASVLKREADGSFWLETPGERGRIEVEDAPFVAVEVDWRGHGRDQVLSFRTNIDQIVTAGPDHPIRIAHDPITCAPTPYIKLRDGAGRFPIEARIARPVYYELAALAEPHDVNGERRLGVWSCGRFFPLGDSCADDDL; this is encoded by the coding sequence ATGAATGATATCGGAGCCATCGGAATGAAGAAGGCGGCGCTCTCGCGCCCCAAGCGGATGCCGGTGGAGTGTGGCGACATGCCCTTTCTCATCCGCCGCGATGGCACTTGGCTCTATTGCCGCAGCCCGATTGGGCGCAAAGAGCTGGTCTGTCTCTTCGCCTCGGTTCTAAAACGCGAAGCCGATGGCAGTTTCTGGCTGGAGACGCCGGGCGAGCGCGGCCGCATCGAGGTGGAGGACGCGCCTTTCGTCGCCGTCGAGGTCGATTGGCGCGGCCATGGTCGCGATCAAGTGCTTTCCTTCAGAACCAATATCGACCAAATTGTCACCGCCGGGCCCGATCACCCGATCCGGATCGCCCACGACCCGATCACCTGCGCGCCAACGCCCTATATCAAGCTTCGTGATGGCGCCGGGCGCTTCCCGATCGAAGCCCGCATCGCCCGCCCGGTCTATTACGAACTCGCAGCGCTGGCCGAACCGCATGACGTGAACGGTGAGCGACGGCTCGGCGTCTGGAGCTGCGGGCGGTTTTTCCCCCTCGGTGACTCTTGCGCCGACGACGATCTCTAA
- a CDS encoding ABC transporter ATP-binding protein, producing MTGTLPLLRRLWREQIRGQWRRVGLVIVATLLMSGATALYPVVIEHAFSLFAAKDARILYQVPALVLAITTIKALAQYFQNVAVQNVVLQTIRGLQGDMFRHLVRADLARLEREAPAQLAARFTTDATVIREAMTRAVNGIADVLTVVGLIGSMLYLDWMLSLIAAALYPLAALPIDRVGRRVRRASGGMQERMGETAALLHESFAQARTVRAYRLEEAETARAEGAFARLYRALYGMARARARIDPVLEVLGGVAVAAVIGFAGWRAAMGGASVGNFTGFVAALLIASRPLRALGTMNAALQEGLAGLVRIFAVIDEPASVVDPPGAPPLPTGHGRVVFDAVWFSYPDGRAGLRGLSFAAEPGQTVALVGPSGAGKSTALALIPRLMDASAGRVLVDGADVRAVTLASLRDAIAYVGQDALLFDDTIAANIRMGRPGASDAAVRAAALAAAGEFITTLPEGFETRVGPGGQRLSGGQRQRVALARAILRDPRILLLDEATSALDAESEAAVQAALARLRAGRTTIVVAHRLSTVRDADLVVVLEAGRTAEQGGHRALLAEDGLYARLVRTQAFVE from the coding sequence ATGACCGGCACGCTCCCTCTGCTGCGCCGGCTCTGGCGCGAACAGATCCGCGGCCAATGGCGCCGGGTCGGCCTCGTCATCGTCGCAACCCTCCTGATGTCGGGCGCGACCGCGCTTTATCCGGTGGTGATCGAGCACGCGTTTTCGCTGTTTGCCGCGAAAGATGCGCGGATTCTCTATCAGGTGCCGGCGCTCGTGCTCGCGATCACCACGATCAAGGCGCTTGCGCAGTATTTTCAGAATGTCGCGGTCCAGAACGTGGTGCTGCAGACCATTCGCGGCCTGCAAGGGGACATGTTCCGCCATCTCGTGCGCGCCGATCTCGCGCGCTTGGAGCGCGAGGCGCCGGCGCAGCTCGCCGCGCGTTTCACGACCGACGCGACGGTGATCCGCGAGGCGATGACGCGGGCGGTGAACGGTATCGCCGATGTGCTGACGGTGGTCGGGCTGATCGGCTCGATGCTTTATCTCGACTGGATGCTGAGCCTGATCGCGGCGGCGCTTTATCCGCTGGCGGCGCTGCCGATCGACCGGGTCGGGCGGCGAGTGCGCCGGGCCTCGGGCGGCATGCAGGAACGCATGGGCGAGACCGCGGCGCTGTTGCATGAAAGCTTCGCACAGGCGCGCACCGTCCGCGCCTATCGCCTCGAAGAGGCCGAGACGGCGCGCGCCGAGGGCGCGTTCGCGCGGCTTTACCGGGCGCTTTACGGCATGGCGCGGGCGCGGGCGCGGATCGACCCGGTGCTCGAGGTGCTGGGCGGCGTCGCGGTTGCGGCGGTGATCGGCTTCGCCGGCTGGCGGGCGGCGATGGGGGGGGCGAGCGTCGGCAATTTCACCGGCTTCGTCGCCGCCCTCCTCATCGCCTCGCGCCCGCTGCGCGCCCTCGGGACGATGAATGCGGCGCTGCAGGAGGGGCTCGCCGGCCTCGTCCGCATCTTCGCGGTGATCGACGAGCCGGCGTCGGTGGTCGACCCGCCGGGCGCGCCGCCGCTGCCCACGGGCCACGGGCGGGTGGTGTTCGATGCCGTCTGGTTCTCCTATCCCGATGGCCGCGCCGGGCTCCGCGGGCTCTCGTTTGCCGCCGAACCGGGGCAGACGGTGGCGCTGGTGGGGCCGTCGGGGGCGGGCAAATCGACCGCGCTCGCGCTCATCCCGCGGCTGATGGATGCAAGCGCCGGGCGGGTTCTGGTCGATGGCGCCGATGTGCGGGCGGTGACACTCGCCTCGCTGCGCGATGCCATCGCCTATGTCGGCCAGGACGCGCTGTTGTTCGATGATACCATCGCCGCCAATATCCGCATGGGACGGCCGGGGGCGAGCGATGCCGCGGTGCGGGCGGCGGCGCTGGCGGCGGCGGGGGAGTTCATCACCACCCTGCCCGAGGGGTTTGAAACCCGCGTCGGCCCCGGCGGGCAGCGGCTTTCCGGCGGCCAGCGCCAGCGCGTGGCACTGGCGAGAGCCATTCTCCGCGACCCGCGCATCCTGCTGCTCGACGAGGCGACCAGCGCGCTCGACGCCGAAAGCGAAGCCGCGGTGCAAGCCGCCCTGGCCCGGCTGCGCGCCGGCCGCACCACCATCGTCGTCGCCCATCGGCTCTCGACGGTGCGGGATGCCGATCTCGTCGTGGTGCTGGAGGCCGGCCGCACCGCCGAGCAGGGCGGGCATCGCGCCCTCCTCGCCGAGGACGGGCTTTACGCCCGGCTGGTGCGCACGCAGGCATTTGTGGAATAG
- a CDS encoding AAA family ATPase, protein MAGDSESTLALAEIEGLAPRLAALRAEIGQAIFGQQAVIEQTLITLLAGGHVLLVGVPGLGKTLLVETLGTVLGLTARRVQFTPDLMPADILGSEVLDEGADGRRRFRFLPGPVFCQLLMADEINRASPRTQSALLQAMQEGKVAIGGTEHPLPRPFHVLATQNPIEQEGTYPLPEAQLDRFLMEIDIGYPDLADERAMLLATTSDRELALRPVIDGEALRAAQRLVRRLPVGESVVSAILALVRGARPESAALADLASQIAWGPGPRAAQALMLAVRARALLDGRIAPSLDDVVALAAPVLRHRMALTFAARADGVTLAGVIARLVERLG, encoded by the coding sequence ATGGCGGGCGATAGCGAAAGCACCTTGGCGCTGGCTGAGATCGAGGGGCTGGCGCCGCGTCTCGCAGCACTCCGCGCCGAGATCGGCCAGGCGATTTTCGGCCAGCAGGCGGTTATCGAGCAGACCCTGATCACCTTGCTCGCCGGCGGGCATGTTCTGCTCGTCGGCGTGCCGGGGCTCGGCAAGACGCTGCTGGTCGAAACACTCGGGACGGTGCTGGGCCTTACCGCGCGCCGGGTGCAGTTCACGCCCGATCTGATGCCGGCCGATATTCTCGGCAGCGAAGTGCTCGACGAGGGCGCGGACGGGCGGCGGCGCTTTCGCTTTCTGCCGGGGCCGGTGTTCTGCCAGCTTTTGATGGCCGATGAGATCAACCGCGCGAGCCCCCGCACCCAGTCCGCCCTCCTGCAGGCGATGCAAGAGGGGAAGGTTGCGATCGGCGGCACCGAACATCCCCTGCCGCGGCCGTTTCACGTTCTCGCGACCCAGAACCCGATCGAGCAGGAAGGCACCTATCCGCTGCCCGAGGCGCAGCTCGATCGCTTCCTGATGGAAATCGATATCGGCTATCCCGATCTCGCCGATGAACGCGCCATGCTGCTCGCAACCACCTCCGATCGCGAACTTGCGCTCCGCCCGGTGATCGATGGCGAGGCGCTGCGGGCCGCGCAACGCCTGGTGCGGCGCTTGCCGGTCGGCGAAAGCGTGGTCAGCGCGATCCTCGCCCTGGTGCGCGGCGCGCGCCCCGAAAGCGCAGCGCTCGCCGATCTCGCAAGCCAGATCGCCTGGGGGCCGGGGCCGCGCGCGGCGCAAGCGCTGATGCTCGCGGTGCGCGCCCGCGCTCTGCTCGACGGCCGGATCGCACCCAGCCTCGATGATGTCGTGGCGCTCGCGGCGCCGGTGCTGCGCCATCGCATGGCGCTCACCTTCGCCGCCCGCGCCGACGGGGTGACGCTCGCCGGGGTGATCGCGCGGCTGGTGGAACGCCTGGGATGA
- a CDS encoding DUF4159 domain-containing protein, with product MSFETPWLLAALALLPVLWWLLRVTPPAPRRQSFPALRLLLGLKPAEESAARTPLWLLALRLLAAGLIILGLAGPISGGGGALPGSGPLLLVIDNSWAAAATWGARRDAAEGVLDRAERAGRPVALLATAPLPDGTPPRPTPPMPVADARARLAAIVPEPWPPARAAAAAALAAKPWPNAGIVYLPDGLAAPDDRAFAAALAAIGPVLVLQGAPMPPRLLLAPRVAGEALAVRLAQLPVAGPSPPAIVLAETGDGRALAQTAITLGPGAAGGEAAFRLPPEIRNQLARLVLAGPASAGGVVLLDERWRRRPVGLAAADAISAEVPLIGDLYYLRRALSPYAEIREGNLADLLARPLSVLILADRPIADADEAAAVARFVDGGGVLVRFAGPRLAEHPDSFLPVRLITGDRAIGGAMSWGQPAHLAPFPPTSPFAGLSVPDEVTVTRQVLAEPTAALAGQTWAALSDGTPLVTAAARGAGRVVLFHVTANADWSDLPLSGLFIEMLRRIVGLSAGIAAPRDAAPLAPAETLDGFGVLGPPGSSARPLAVAAFLTTPPSPAFPPGLFGPENARVARNLADGLPPLAAAGAIAGARVADYGALGRTRAFGPDLLAAALALFVLDLLLSLFLRGVLRARWAALALLLAVPIAGRAEMPASDNPALQTRLAYVVTGDEDVDRVSRSGLAGLSDYVNEHTAASLAAPTAVTPGSDDLSFYPLLYWPITTAPPAAGEVAALNDYMSHGGIILIDTRDADAGAAFNPGGAAMLRRLGAALSIPPLAPLTVDHVLARTFYLLRDFPGRYDGATVWVQRDQDRSNDSVSPVIIGANDWAAAWATDADGHHPYAVIPGGERQRLLAYRFGVNLVMYALTGNYKGDQVHVPALLERLGQ from the coding sequence ATGAGCTTCGAGACGCCTTGGCTGCTTGCCGCGCTCGCCCTGCTGCCGGTGCTGTGGTGGCTGCTCCGCGTCACGCCGCCGGCGCCGCGGCGGCAGAGTTTTCCGGCCTTGCGCTTGCTCCTCGGCCTCAAACCCGCCGAGGAAAGCGCCGCGCGCACGCCGCTCTGGCTGCTCGCCCTGCGCCTGCTCGCCGCCGGCCTCATCATTCTCGGCCTTGCCGGGCCGATCAGCGGCGGCGGCGGCGCCTTGCCGGGCAGCGGGCCGTTGCTCCTCGTGATCGACAATTCCTGGGCCGCCGCCGCGACGTGGGGGGCGCGCCGGGACGCTGCCGAGGGGGTTCTCGACCGCGCCGAACGCGCCGGGCGACCGGTCGCTTTGCTGGCGACGGCGCCGCTCCCCGATGGCACGCCGCCGCGCCCGACACCGCCGATGCCGGTCGCCGACGCGCGGGCGCGCCTGGCCGCGATCGTCCCCGAACCCTGGCCGCCGGCGCGCGCGGCGGCGGCGGCGGCGCTCGCGGCAAAGCCTTGGCCGAATGCCGGCATCGTCTATCTCCCGGATGGTCTCGCGGCGCCCGATGACCGCGCCTTCGCCGCCGCCCTCGCCGCGATCGGCCCGGTTCTGGTCTTGCAAGGGGCGCCGATGCCGCCCCGGCTTTTGCTGGCGCCGCGGGTCGCCGGCGAAGCGCTCGCGGTGCGGCTCGCGCAGTTGCCGGTTGCCGGGCCGAGCCCACCCGCCATTGTGCTTGCCGAAACCGGCGATGGCCGCGCCCTGGCGCAAACCGCGATCACGCTCGGGCCTGGGGCTGCGGGCGGCGAGGCGGCGTTTCGCCTGCCGCCGGAGATCCGCAATCAGCTCGCCCGGCTGGTGCTGGCGGGGCCGGCCTCGGCGGGTGGCGTGGTTTTGCTCGACGAGCGCTGGCGCCGCCGCCCGGTCGGGCTTGCCGCGGCCGACGCGATCAGCGCCGAGGTGCCGCTGATCGGCGATCTCTACTATCTCCGGCGCGCGCTCTCCCCCTATGCCGAGATTCGCGAGGGCAATCTCGCCGATCTGCTGGCCCGGCCGCTCTCGGTCCTCATCCTCGCCGACCGGCCGATCGCCGATGCCGATGAGGCCGCCGCGGTCGCCCGTTTCGTCGATGGCGGCGGCGTTTTGGTCCGCTTCGCCGGGCCGCGGCTCGCCGAACACCCCGACAGCTTCCTGCCGGTGCGGCTGATCACCGGCGATCGCGCGATCGGCGGCGCGATGTCCTGGGGGCAGCCCGCGCATCTCGCGCCGTTTCCGCCCACCTCGCCCTTCGCCGGTCTTTCGGTGCCCGATGAGGTGACGGTCACCCGCCAGGTGCTCGCCGAGCCGACGGCGGCGCTCGCCGGCCAGACTTGGGCCGCGCTCAGCGACGGCACCCCGCTGGTGACCGCTGCGGCGCGCGGGGCGGGGCGGGTCGTGCTGTTTCATGTCACCGCCAATGCCGATTGGTCCGATCTGCCGCTTTCTGGCCTTTTCATCGAGATGCTGCGCCGGATCGTCGGGCTTTCCGCCGGGATCGCGGCGCCGCGCGATGCCGCGCCACTCGCCCCGGCCGAGACGCTCGACGGGTTCGGCGTGCTCGGCCCGCCGGGCTCTAGCGCGCGCCCGCTCGCCGTCGCCGCGTTTCTGACGACGCCGCCCTCGCCCGCCTTCCCGCCCGGGCTCTTTGGGCCGGAAAACGCGAGGGTTGCGCGCAATCTCGCCGATGGCCTGCCACCGCTCGCCGCCGCCGGCGCGATCGCCGGCGCGCGGGTCGCAGATTATGGCGCGCTTGGCCGCACGCGCGCCTTCGGCCCCGACCTGCTGGCGGCGGCGCTCGCCCTCTTCGTGCTCGATCTGCTGCTTTCGCTGTTCCTGCGCGGGGTTTTACGCGCCCGCTGGGCCGCGCTCGCCCTTCTCCTCGCCGTGCCGATCGCAGGGCGCGCGGAGATGCCGGCGAGCGACAATCCGGCGCTGCAAACGCGGCTCGCCTATGTCGTGACCGGCGATGAGGATGTCGACCGAGTGTCACGGAGCGGCCTTGCCGGGCTTTCCGATTACGTCAACGAGCACACCGCCGCCAGCCTCGCAGCACCGACCGCGGTGACGCCGGGGAGCGACGATCTGAGCTTCTATCCGCTGCTCTATTGGCCGATCACCACGGCGCCGCCGGCCGCCGGCGAGGTCGCGGCGCTCAATGACTATATGAGCCATGGCGGCATCATCCTGATCGACACCCGCGACGCCGATGCCGGGGCCGCGTTCAATCCCGGGGGGGCGGCGATGCTGCGCCGGCTCGGCGCCGCGCTCAGTATTCCGCCGCTCGCACCGCTCACCGTCGATCACGTGCTGGCGCGGACCTTTTATCTGCTCCGCGATTTTCCCGGGCGTTATGACGGCGCGACGGTCTGGGTGCAGCGCGATCAGGACCGCAGCAATGACAGCGTGAGCCCGGTGATCATCGGCGCCAATGACTGGGCGGCGGCCTGGGCGACCGATGCCGACGGCCACCACCCCTACGCCGTCATCCCCGGCGGCGAGCGCCAGCGCCTGCTCGCCTACCGTTTCGGGGTCAATCTCGTGATGTATGCCCTGACCGGCA